From a region of the Methanolinea sp. genome:
- the ftsZ gene encoding cell division protein FtsZ, with amino-acid sequence MRSIVEEALTKVSSQPDDIKTENEELDQILKELKTEITVIGCGGSGSNTITRMKEEGICGATLVAMNTDAQHLARTVADHRILIGRQRTRGLGAGSIPQIGEEAALENEQDIKRFISGSDMVFITVGLGGGTGTGAAPIVAKAARDEGALTIAIVTLPFTAEGSIRMENAEAGLERLRDVADTVIVVPNDRLLEVVPRLPLYAAFKVADEVLMRAVKGITELITMPGLVNLDFADVRTVMERGGVAMIGVGESDSEDKAADSVKKAIRSPLLDVDISGATAALVNVIGGPDMTMAEAEGVIQEVYNRIDPGARIIWGAQVDPGMQAKMRTMLVVTGVRSPQIYGRNEKITPKVQKQFEIDFLK; translated from the coding sequence ATGAGATCGATTGTTGAAGAGGCGCTGACCAAGGTGAGTTCCCAGCCGGATGATATAAAAACGGAAAATGAGGAACTCGACCAGATACTCAAAGAACTCAAGACCGAGATCACGGTGATCGGGTGTGGGGGGAGCGGCTCAAACACCATCACCAGGATGAAAGAAGAAGGAATCTGCGGGGCTACCCTGGTTGCCATGAATACCGATGCCCAGCACCTCGCCAGGACTGTTGCAGACCATCGGATCCTGATCGGGAGGCAACGCACAAGGGGTCTTGGTGCAGGATCCATCCCCCAGATCGGCGAGGAAGCCGCCCTCGAAAACGAGCAGGACATCAAGCGATTCATATCCGGCAGTGACATGGTCTTCATCACCGTCGGCCTGGGTGGAGGGACAGGTACAGGAGCGGCACCGATCGTCGCGAAAGCTGCCCGGGACGAGGGTGCCCTTACCATCGCGATCGTCACCCTGCCGTTCACCGCGGAAGGCTCGATCAGGATGGAAAATGCGGAAGCGGGTCTGGAACGGCTGAGAGATGTGGCCGATACGGTCATCGTTGTCCCGAACGACCGCCTCCTCGAAGTCGTCCCACGACTCCCACTCTACGCCGCGTTCAAGGTTGCCGATGAAGTCCTCATGCGGGCGGTCAAGGGCATCACGGAACTGATCACCATGCCCGGCCTGGTCAACCTCGATTTTGCAGACGTCCGAACAGTCATGGAACGCGGAGGGGTGGCCATGATCGGAGTCGGGGAGAGCGACAGCGAGGACAAAGCAGCCGATTCAGTCAAGAAAGCCATCCGCTCGCCCCTTCTCGATGTAGACATTTCGGGTGCAACTGCCGCGCTGGTGAACGTGATCGGAGGCCCGGACATGACCATGGCCGAAGCCGAGGGCGTCATCCAGGAAGTGTATAACAGGATCGATCCCGGAGCGCGCATTATCTGGGGGGCACAGGTTGATCCGGGGATGCAGGCCAAGATGCGGACCATGCTGGTCGTGACAGGGGTGCGGTCGCCACAAATATATGGTAGGAACGAAAAAATAACCCCCAAAGTCCA
- a CDS encoding D-tyrosyl-tRNA(Tyr) deacylase, with protein MRIALVHSRQDPGGRTIRHHIDDLLSRPGAGLQFPLCQHDLSFHEVRERLIAQDNLDQSLDADLILFLSRHSSINPVPVLTVHVTGNTGPARLGGRPSSLAQAAPSWMHAILCRLADHAPPGYRVCYEVTHHGPTELDIPSLFVEIGSTEREWTDPCAGEAVARSILSAEPRSNISLVGIGGTHYARRETEIAISSRAAFGHIIHSRETGFIDRELLLELVRKSTADAVYFDRKALKPGELSRLDRLVAEAGIPRLTETEILGMKDLSWDTWNRIRELARSIDPRAELHITGAVADGAPAAISLPLDLVHEANRVDPAGFGEALERLPVIVLSTPKTSILPVFIVTGESSSVVLNDLISLCVTTISRGENTAIEGNQLIIRKPKFDPDRARSLGVPRGPLFGDLVRGIPVIVDGREITPDMVRICEEKYIRIPGLEKKR; from the coding sequence GTGAGGATCGCTTTGGTGCACTCCCGGCAGGATCCGGGAGGACGCACGATACGGCATCATATCGATGATCTTCTCTCCCGGCCCGGTGCCGGCCTGCAATTCCCGCTCTGCCAGCATGATCTCTCGTTTCATGAAGTCAGGGAACGACTGATCGCGCAGGATAACCTTGACCAGTCGCTCGATGCCGACCTGATCCTCTTTCTATCCCGTCATTCAAGCATCAATCCCGTCCCGGTGCTGACCGTGCATGTTACGGGGAACACCGGTCCTGCACGACTCGGGGGCAGGCCATCGTCACTGGCACAGGCTGCGCCTTCGTGGATGCACGCCATCCTCTGCCGCCTCGCGGATCATGCCCCCCCTGGGTACCGGGTCTGCTACGAAGTGACCCATCACGGCCCCACAGAGCTCGACATCCCCTCACTATTCGTTGAAATCGGGAGCACGGAACGCGAGTGGACCGATCCCTGTGCGGGAGAGGCCGTTGCCCGGAGCATCCTTTCAGCGGAACCCCGAAGTAACATCTCCCTGGTAGGGATAGGGGGAACACACTATGCCCGTCGCGAGACAGAGATCGCCATCAGTTCCCGTGCGGCATTCGGGCACATCATCCATTCACGGGAGACGGGTTTTATCGACCGCGAACTGCTCCTGGAGCTGGTCCGGAAGAGCACGGCCGATGCTGTGTATTTCGATCGAAAAGCCCTCAAACCGGGCGAGCTTTCCAGGCTGGACCGCCTGGTAGCAGAAGCAGGCATACCCCGGCTCACCGAGACTGAGATACTCGGGATGAAGGACCTCTCCTGGGATACCTGGAACCGGATCAGGGAACTCGCCCGCTCAATCGATCCCCGGGCAGAACTGCACATTACCGGTGCAGTTGCAGATGGCGCTCCGGCTGCCATCAGTCTCCCCCTGGATCTTGTCCATGAAGCGAACAGGGTTGATCCTGCAGGATTTGGCGAGGCGCTGGAGAGGCTCCCGGTAATCGTCCTTTCCACGCCCAAAACTTCTATCCTTCCGGTCTTTATCGTCACCGGTGAAAGCTCATCCGTTGTACTGAATGATTTAATAAGCTTATGCGTTACAACCATAAGTAGAGGAGAAAACACGGCGATTGAGGGCAATCAGCTCATAATCAGGAAACCGAAGTTTGACCCGGACCGTGCGCGCAGTCTGGGTGTTCCCAGGGGACCGCTCTTCGGTGATCTGGTGCGGGGCATTCCGGTGATTGTCGATGGCCGTGAGATCACTCCGGACATGGTCCGCATCTGTGAAGAGAAGTATATCCGAATCCCGGGATTGGAGAAGAAAAGATGA
- a CDS encoding molybdopterin molybdotransferase MoeA: protein MTLFFRTVSVEDAVKAAQSIAPLMEREDVPLTFASGRVLASDIAADIDIPGFTRATMDGYALVSSDTIGASESLPAMLHRTGMVGMGTPAGMTVGPGTCVYVPTGGAIPGGADGLAMIEVTESIGDDVLVRRPVAVGENIMVRGEDFTRGSVVIARGTRLSARDIGALAAVGTTLVPVRKQPVVGIISTGNELVPVSQTPAGGQVRDINSYLVGAYLASQGCLPEYFGIVPDDRSRLQEFLDKALHRCDAVVLSGGSSKDDRDMTVDIIRDAGEVLVHGVSIAPGKPTIIGRARGKPVIGLPGHPASSLVVSLVIVRPLLAAMTGQRESRLPTRQAILAENISSMKGREDYVRVRLSEGMAFPEFGKSGLINTLIRSDGLVRIPPGVEGLEEGDVVEVIIW from the coding sequence ATGACTCTCTTTTTCAGGACAGTTTCCGTTGAAGATGCCGTCAAGGCCGCCCAATCCATCGCCCCGCTGATGGAGCGGGAGGATGTCCCGCTGACCTTCGCATCCGGGCGTGTGCTTGCCTCGGATATCGCAGCCGACATCGACATCCCGGGGTTCACCCGGGCCACCATGGACGGCTATGCCCTGGTCTCTTCCGATACCATCGGTGCTTCGGAGTCGCTTCCTGCAATGCTCCATCGGACCGGCATGGTTGGGATGGGTACACCGGCCGGAATGACCGTTGGTCCCGGGACCTGCGTGTATGTTCCCACCGGGGGAGCCATACCCGGAGGTGCGGACGGGCTGGCTATGATCGAGGTGACCGAGAGTATCGGCGATGATGTTCTTGTGAGACGGCCGGTCGCGGTCGGAGAGAACATCATGGTCCGGGGTGAAGATTTCACCCGTGGTTCGGTTGTCATCGCACGCGGTACCAGGCTCTCAGCCAGGGATATCGGTGCCCTGGCAGCGGTCGGCACCACCCTGGTCCCGGTCAGGAAACAGCCGGTGGTCGGAATCATATCCACGGGCAACGAACTGGTCCCGGTCTCGCAAACCCCGGCAGGGGGGCAGGTGCGGGACATCAACAGTTACCTGGTCGGTGCATACCTCGCCTCACAGGGCTGCCTGCCGGAATACTTTGGCATCGTACCCGATGACCGAAGCCGCCTGCAGGAGTTCCTCGACAAGGCGCTTCACCGGTGCGATGCGGTTGTTCTCTCGGGCGGCAGCTCGAAAGATGACCGTGATATGACCGTTGATATCATCCGGGATGCCGGGGAAGTGCTGGTGCACGGGGTATCGATTGCTCCCGGGAAGCCTACCATCATTGGCCGCGCCAGGGGAAAGCCGGTCATAGGCCTTCCCGGGCACCCGGCTTCGTCCCTGGTGGTCAGCCTGGTGATCGTGCGCCCGCTCCTCGCCGCCATGACCGGGCAGCGGGAAAGCAGGCTGCCGACACGCCAGGCTATCCTCGCCGAGAACATTTCGTCCATGAAGGGGAGAGAGGACTATGTCCGGGTCCGCCTGTCCGAGGGCATGGCATTCCCCGAATTCGGAAAATCGGGTCTCATCAATACGCTCATCAGGAGCGACGGCCTGGTCAGGATACCGCCCGGAGTGGAGGGTCTCGAAGAAGGCGACGTGGTCGAGGTGATAATCTGGTGA
- a CDS encoding molybdopterin biosynthesis protein, translated as MVKRYLSLKTLREVQDLIRQEFPQRRVRTTCAIERSVGRITAEPLFARYSVPEVHLAAMDGIAVRSEDTWGASEQKAVTLHDFARVNTGNVIPAGYDAVIMIEDVRMVGGTAVIRKSASSWQHVRPAGEDIAESEMIIPSGHRIRPHDIGALAAYGFVEVPVLTVTIGIIPTGTELVPAGIRPLPGQVVESNTVMAQAWLNSLGATCRRYPPTADEPDQIRAAIRHAASENDVVIVSAGSSAGTRDFTALVMAEIGEVLVHGIGIKPGKPAIIGRVESVPVIGMPGYPLSALTVLREVIVPLLSRFGLPAPDPEVLTAELTTTLHSEVGTCEFVLLSIGNIRDRWVAVPLSRGSGVQMSGVRANAFLRIPDELEGYEAGQTVPVELLVPRSQAASALLVTGSHDPSLDHLTELVGARGVSLHSSHTGSMGGILALKRRSCHAAPMHLLSPEDGEYNIPFLEKYLPGEEVTLVCVAEREQGIVSREGLTLSELPGHSFVNRQKGSGTRLLLDYRLREMGIATGSIPGYDRELTTHIGVALAVKTGEAEAGMCVYSAAQALGLPFVPVGKERYEIAFRTADGDDPRMRALETAISSPEFREILSRLGGYATLETGVRRQVP; from the coding sequence CTGGTGAAACGGTATCTCTCGCTCAAAACGCTCCGTGAAGTGCAGGATCTCATCCGGCAGGAATTCCCACAGAGGCGGGTTCGCACGACCTGTGCGATCGAACGATCGGTCGGGAGGATCACGGCCGAACCTCTCTTTGCCCGGTACTCGGTTCCCGAGGTGCACCTTGCGGCAATGGATGGCATCGCGGTCAGGAGCGAAGATACCTGGGGGGCCAGTGAGCAGAAGGCGGTCACGCTCCATGACTTTGCCAGGGTGAACACCGGCAATGTCATACCAGCAGGATATGATGCGGTGATCATGATCGAGGATGTGCGGATGGTCGGCGGGACCGCGGTTATCCGGAAATCTGCGAGCTCCTGGCAGCATGTTCGGCCGGCAGGCGAAGACATCGCCGAATCAGAGATGATAATCCCGTCGGGCCATCGCATCCGTCCCCACGATATCGGTGCACTTGCCGCGTATGGGTTCGTGGAAGTGCCGGTCCTGACCGTCACGATCGGGATCATCCCTACAGGAACGGAACTTGTTCCCGCAGGAATTCGCCCGCTCCCTGGTCAGGTCGTCGAGAGCAATACTGTTATGGCCCAGGCATGGCTCAATTCGCTTGGAGCAACCTGCAGGCGGTACCCCCCGACAGCCGATGAACCCGATCAAATCCGGGCCGCAATCCGCCATGCAGCCTCTGAAAATGACGTAGTTATCGTCTCTGCCGGTTCTTCGGCTGGAACGCGGGATTTCACAGCCCTGGTTATGGCGGAGATAGGAGAAGTCCTGGTCCATGGGATCGGCATCAAACCGGGAAAACCTGCGATAATCGGGAGGGTCGAATCGGTGCCGGTCATCGGGATGCCTGGCTACCCGCTTTCGGCACTCACTGTGCTCCGGGAGGTCATAGTCCCCCTGCTCTCCCGGTTCGGCCTCCCGGCTCCGGATCCGGAGGTTCTTACCGCAGAGCTCACGACAACCCTCCATTCCGAGGTCGGGACCTGCGAATTCGTCCTCCTGTCAATTGGGAATATCCGGGACCGCTGGGTCGCTGTACCGCTCTCGCGGGGATCCGGGGTCCAGATGAGCGGGGTCCGGGCAAACGCATTTCTCCGGATTCCCGATGAACTCGAAGGTTATGAAGCAGGACAGACGGTCCCCGTGGAACTCCTGGTTCCACGCAGCCAGGCGGCTTCCGCTCTCCTGGTGACCGGGAGCCATGACCCGTCGCTCGACCATCTAACCGAGCTGGTCGGCGCCAGGGGAGTGTCTCTTCATTCCTCCCATACCGGCAGCATGGGTGGGATCCTGGCATTGAAACGGAGGAGCTGCCATGCTGCCCCCATGCACCTCCTCTCCCCAGAAGACGGCGAGTACAACATCCCGTTCCTGGAGAAATACCTTCCGGGAGAAGAGGTGACCCTGGTCTGCGTTGCGGAGCGTGAACAGGGAATCGTGTCCCGGGAAGGGCTCACTCTCTCCGAGCTTCCGGGTCATTCCTTTGTCAACCGGCAGAAGGGGTCAGGAACACGACTCCTCCTCGATTACCGGCTCAGGGAGATGGGTATTGCTACCGGGAGCATCCCGGGCTACGACCGGGAACTGACTACCCATATCGGCGTTGCGCTGGCAGTAAAGACCGGTGAAGCGGAAGCCGGGATGTGTGTCTACTCGGCGGCACAGGCGCTCGGGCTCCCCTTTGTCCCGGTCGGCAAAGAACGCTATGAGATCGCCTTCCGGACCGCCGATGGCGATGACCCGAGGATGCGGGCCTTGGAAACGGCAATCTCATCGCCCGAATTCAGGGAGATCCTATCCCGTCTCGGCGGTTACGCTACCCTCGAGACCGGCGTACGGCGGCAAGTGCCCTGA
- a CDS encoding TIGR00725 family protein yields MGPPAQVAIIGPGTCTPDEYAAGRCIGRILAENKAVVLCGGLGGVMEAVCRGAWDEKGTTVGIIPGADGGNPYLSVVIRSNLGNARNAVIVQSADAVVAIGGAYGTLSEIALALKMGKAVFGFRTWDIAGVASCRSPEEAAIRALAAVRRSRG; encoded by the coding sequence GTGGGGCCGCCAGCCCAGGTTGCGATCATCGGTCCGGGTACATGCACCCCTGACGAATATGCGGCCGGGCGTTGTATCGGCAGGATCCTTGCAGAAAACAAGGCCGTTGTCCTGTGCGGGGGGCTGGGAGGGGTGATGGAGGCAGTGTGCAGGGGAGCATGGGATGAGAAGGGTACCACGGTCGGGATCATTCCTGGTGCAGATGGCGGGAACCCTTACCTTTCCGTGGTGATACGCTCGAACCTCGGCAATGCCCGGAATGCGGTCATCGTCCAGTCAGCCGATGCCGTGGTTGCAATCGGAGGGGCCTATGGAACCCTCTCCGAGATTGCGCTTGCCCTGAAGATGGGAAAAGCGGTGTTCGGGTTCCGGACCTGGGACATCGCAGGAGTCGCTTCCTGCAGGAGCCCAGAAGAAGCTGCGATCAGGGCACTTGCCGCCGTACGCCGGTCTCGAGGGTAG
- a CDS encoding aldehyde dehydrogenase family protein, whose amino-acid sequence MAAGNVPEYRFLVGGEWRENPAPIEVRFPYTGDTIARVHQATVRDLEDAAGIAEEAFECTRRLSSGERSRILSSIADQVESRASELARVIVLESGKTVTSAAVEVQRAVATLRTSAEEAKRIGGEVIPLDWTEGAEGRIGISRRFPCGPVLGITPFNFPLNLACHKLGPAIAAGNPFILKPASATPVSSILLAEMALCAGLAPEALSVVPCPGELAERLVSDSRIAVLTFTGSPEVGWSLKERAGRKKVTLELGGNAAVIVHSDADADYAATRIVAGGFSNAGQVCISVQRVLLHEDIHDYVLSRICAGTAVLRTGDPRDQGTDVGPMISASAVDRAGRMVDEAVAGGAQVVIGGTRNGPLFFPTVLCGTHPAMRVEQEEVFAPVITVNRYSNFDDALASAGRSRYGLQLGVFSRDFGRIMKVFAESRVGGVVANDIPTFRVDHMPYGGVKGSGTGREGPRYAIQEMTDERLLVLDARGDR is encoded by the coding sequence ATGGCAGCAGGCAATGTTCCCGAATACCGGTTCTTGGTCGGCGGCGAGTGGAGAGAAAACCCGGCACCGATCGAAGTGAGATTTCCCTACACGGGCGATACCATCGCCCGGGTACACCAGGCAACCGTGAGGGATCTCGAAGATGCAGCAGGCATTGCAGAAGAGGCCTTTGAATGCACCAGGCGGCTCTCTTCCGGGGAGAGAAGCAGGATCCTCTCTTCCATTGCCGACCAGGTGGAGTCCAGGGCATCAGAACTGGCCAGGGTGATCGTTCTTGAAAGCGGGAAAACCGTGACGTCTGCCGCAGTCGAGGTCCAGCGGGCAGTTGCAACCCTTCGCACCTCTGCTGAAGAGGCAAAGAGGATCGGCGGTGAAGTTATCCCCCTTGACTGGACCGAGGGCGCCGAAGGCAGGATCGGGATATCCCGGAGGTTCCCGTGCGGGCCAGTCCTTGGAATCACTCCGTTCAATTTTCCGCTCAACCTGGCCTGCCACAAGCTCGGCCCGGCAATCGCCGCTGGAAACCCGTTCATCCTGAAACCGGCATCAGCCACACCGGTCTCCTCGATCCTGCTTGCCGAGATGGCACTGTGTGCAGGACTTGCCCCCGAGGCACTCAGCGTGGTCCCCTGCCCGGGAGAACTTGCCGAGCGTCTCGTCTCCGATTCCAGGATCGCGGTCCTGACCTTCACCGGGAGCCCGGAAGTCGGCTGGTCCCTTAAAGAGCGCGCCGGGAGGAAGAAGGTTACGCTCGAGCTTGGTGGAAATGCGGCCGTAATAGTGCATTCCGATGCCGACGCGGACTACGCAGCGACCCGGATCGTGGCCGGAGGGTTTTCCAATGCCGGACAGGTCTGCATATCAGTGCAGCGGGTTCTCCTGCATGAAGACATCCATGATTATGTACTTTCCCGCATCTGCGCCGGGACAGCTGTTCTCAGGACAGGTGATCCACGTGACCAGGGGACGGATGTCGGGCCGATGATCTCTGCGAGTGCTGTTGACCGTGCAGGCCGGATGGTCGATGAAGCGGTTGCCGGTGGAGCACAGGTCGTTATTGGCGGAACGCGGAATGGTCCGCTCTTTTTCCCGACAGTTCTTTGCGGGACCCATCCCGCGATGCGGGTGGAGCAGGAGGAGGTTTTCGCACCGGTCATCACCGTGAACCGGTACAGCAATTTCGATGATGCCCTGGCCAGTGCCGGCCGGAGCAGGTATGGATTGCAGCTCGGGGTGTTCTCCCGGGATTTCGGGCGCATCATGAAAGTGTTTGCCGAATCCCGCGTGGGAGGGGTTGTGGCAAATGATATACCCACGTTCAGGGTCGATCACATGCCCTATGGAGGGGTGAAAGGATCTGGAACCGGCCGGGAAGGTCCGCGGTATGCAATCCAGGAGATGACCGATGAACGCCTCCTTGTACTGGATGCCCGGGGTGACCGGTAG
- a CDS encoding isoleucine--tRNA ligase, whose protein sequence is MKEAASTYSAREIEDAIQKFWEESAVYRKTKDLHAADEDFFFVDGPPYTTGHIHLGTAWNKIIKDCILRFTRMTGRNVIARAGYDMHGLPIEVRVEQQLGFSSKKDIERFGIGPFIDRCREFAAKNMAIMSRQFQDLGVWLDFDDPYQTMHPGYIEAAWWTLKKADEAGMLERGHRVVNWCPRCATAIADAEVEYWDESDPSIFVKFPVTGRENEYLVIWTTTPWTLPANVAVAVHPDITYARVEAIKGGRREILWIADELVEPVLRKGRYQDYSVLEKAGGSHLTSLTFYSPLEEQIPLQKEISHRVVTADFVTLENTGMVHIAPGHGWDDYLLACRENLPIICPVDSTGRFQEEAGEIAGTFIKAADPVVLDYLGDYLLARETVVHRYGHCWRCKTPIIFRATEQWFLKASELRDRMLDEVAEVTWYPEWAGSARFYDWIKEARDWCISRQRYWGIPIPIWECRSCGRTRVFGTVRELEEASGSLLPDPHRPYVDEIPVPCTCGGSMRRVEDIFDVWFDSAVASWATLGFPAQTEAFDRLWPADFITEGQDQTRGWFYSQLGASTIAFGRCPYRSVLMHGFALDAEGRKMSKSLGNVVTPEEVVASQGVDVLRLYVLSSSAPWDDLKFNWDGVKTVNRAMNIFWNVYRFPLPYMILDGFSPAAGVDGAWDPSGVAMRLNRMAPEDRWILSRINSCAAEVDNALQERQLHRATRMLISFILEDLSRWYVQLVRERMWLEGESAEKTDAYETITYVLRRLCGLMAPFTPHITEQMYQNLKLPGDPESIHMTAWFPGNRDLVDERLEQEMAAVRSFDEAQANARQAGHRKLRWPVAECVVVTGDDAVARAIEDLNTICRDRANARRVRVLKNSYDRSGWRAEPVMKALGPAFGKKGPLVRELIAATDAARLKAAHDRGEQVVLRHDSETFSIVPGMVTFVEELPPGIFQAPMDGGKVYVDTTLSPELEAEGYAREIIRRIQEMRRQLDLRVEDYITAAAAITDERVAGLVGDLWKEGIGEQVRAAALSITARDGNADLPGFELSREWDVEGIPVVIAISQFRKEPGKE, encoded by the coding sequence GTGAAGGAAGCTGCCAGTACATACAGTGCACGGGAGATCGAGGACGCCATACAGAAGTTCTGGGAAGAGAGCGCCGTGTACCGGAAGACAAAAGATCTCCATGCAGCCGATGAGGACTTCTTCTTTGTTGACGGGCCACCCTATACCACCGGCCATATCCATCTTGGCACGGCGTGGAACAAGATCATCAAGGACTGCATCCTCCGGTTCACCCGCATGACCGGGAGAAACGTCATTGCCCGCGCCGGGTATGACATGCATGGTCTTCCCATCGAAGTCAGGGTCGAACAGCAGCTGGGATTCTCCTCCAAAAAGGATATCGAGCGTTTCGGCATCGGGCCGTTTATCGATCGGTGCCGGGAGTTCGCCGCAAAAAATATGGCGATCATGAGCCGGCAGTTCCAGGATCTCGGTGTCTGGCTGGATTTCGATGACCCATACCAGACCATGCACCCCGGGTACATCGAAGCGGCATGGTGGACCCTGAAGAAAGCCGATGAGGCAGGGATGCTCGAGCGCGGGCACCGCGTGGTCAACTGGTGCCCACGGTGCGCGACCGCGATAGCTGATGCCGAGGTCGAGTACTGGGATGAGAGCGACCCGTCAATCTTTGTCAAGTTCCCGGTCACCGGCAGGGAAAACGAATACCTGGTGATATGGACAACGACGCCATGGACCCTCCCGGCCAATGTCGCTGTTGCCGTCCACCCCGATATCACCTATGCCCGTGTCGAGGCCATCAAAGGAGGGAGGAGAGAGATCCTCTGGATTGCCGATGAGCTGGTCGAGCCTGTGCTCAGGAAGGGGAGGTACCAGGATTATTCAGTCCTCGAAAAAGCGGGTGGCAGTCATCTCACGTCCTTGACCTTCTACTCACCGCTTGAAGAGCAGATCCCCCTGCAAAAGGAGATATCTCACAGGGTGGTGACCGCTGACTTCGTCACCCTTGAAAATACGGGGATGGTCCACATCGCACCCGGGCACGGGTGGGATGATTACCTGCTGGCCTGCCGGGAGAACCTCCCGATCATCTGCCCGGTAGATTCAACCGGCCGGTTCCAGGAAGAGGCAGGGGAGATCGCTGGCACCTTCATCAAGGCGGCAGACCCTGTGGTTCTCGATTATCTCGGCGATTACCTCCTGGCCCGGGAAACGGTTGTGCACCGTTACGGTCACTGCTGGCGGTGCAAGACCCCCATCATTTTCAGGGCTACCGAGCAATGGTTCCTGAAAGCCTCGGAGCTGCGCGATCGCATGCTCGATGAAGTTGCAGAGGTGACCTGGTATCCCGAATGGGCCGGCAGCGCACGGTTCTACGACTGGATCAAGGAGGCGCGCGACTGGTGCATCTCCCGGCAGCGTTACTGGGGGATCCCCATCCCCATCTGGGAATGTCGTTCGTGTGGCAGGACCCGGGTTTTCGGCACCGTCCGTGAGCTTGAGGAGGCTAGTGGATCGCTGCTCCCTGATCCCCACCGGCCCTATGTCGATGAGATACCGGTCCCATGCACCTGCGGTGGATCCATGCGACGGGTAGAGGATATCTTCGATGTCTGGTTCGATTCGGCAGTCGCTTCCTGGGCGACACTCGGGTTCCCGGCACAAACAGAAGCATTCGACCGTCTCTGGCCAGCTGATTTCATTACCGAAGGGCAGGACCAGACACGCGGCTGGTTCTACTCCCAGCTTGGAGCAAGCACCATTGCATTCGGCCGCTGCCCATACCGGAGCGTGCTGATGCACGGATTTGCCCTTGATGCCGAAGGACGGAAGATGAGCAAGAGCCTGGGAAACGTAGTCACCCCGGAAGAGGTGGTCGCATCCCAGGGAGTGGATGTCCTCCGGCTCTACGTCCTCTCTTCGAGCGCTCCCTGGGATGATCTCAAGTTCAACTGGGACGGGGTCAAGACCGTGAACCGGGCAATGAACATATTCTGGAACGTGTACCGGTTCCCGCTCCCTTACATGATCCTTGATGGTTTTTCCCCGGCAGCCGGTGTGGACGGGGCATGGGACCCTTCCGGAGTGGCAATGCGCCTGAACCGCATGGCACCGGAAGACCGGTGGATCCTCTCCCGCATCAACTCGTGCGCGGCAGAGGTTGATAATGCCCTGCAGGAACGCCAGCTCCACCGGGCGACACGGATGCTCATCTCGTTCATCCTCGAGGACCTGTCTCGCTGGTACGTCCAGCTGGTGAGGGAACGGATGTGGCTTGAAGGGGAATCGGCGGAAAAGACCGATGCCTACGAGACCATCACCTATGTGCTGCGCCGGCTATGCGGACTGATGGCCCCTTTTACACCGCATATTACCGAGCAGATGTACCAGAACCTCAAGCTTCCGGGAGACCCGGAAAGCATCCACATGACCGCCTGGTTCCCGGGCAACCGAGACCTTGTCGATGAACGTCTCGAACAGGAGATGGCAGCGGTCCGCTCGTTTGATGAGGCCCAGGCCAATGCCCGGCAGGCAGGACATCGGAAACTCCGCTGGCCGGTTGCCGAATGCGTGGTAGTGACCGGTGACGATGCAGTGGCCCGGGCGATCGAAGACTTAAACACCATCTGCAGGGATCGGGCAAATGCGCGGAGAGTCCGGGTCCTCAAAAACTCGTATGACCGGTCCGGATGGCGGGCCGAACCGGTCATGAAAGCGCTCGGACCAGCATTCGGGAAGAAAGGGCCCCTGGTGCGCGAGCTCATCGCGGCAACCGATGCGGCTCGCCTCAAGGCCGCGCATGACCGGGGAGAGCAGGTAGTCCTCCGCCATGACAGCGAAACGTTCTCCATCGTGCCGGGCATGGTCACTTTCGTGGAAGAACTTCCCCCCGGCATTTTCCAGGCCCCGATGGATGGCGGGAAGGTATACGTTGATACCACGCTTTCGCCCGAGCTCGAAGCAGAAGGGTATGCCCGGGAGATCATCCGCCGTATCCAGGAGATGCGCAGGCAGCTTGACCTGCGGGTCGAGGATTACATTACTGCGGCAGCGGCCATCACCGATGAGCGGGTGGCTGGACTTGTCGGCGATCTCTGGAAAGAGGGGATCGGGGAGCAGGTGCGGGCCGCTGCCCTGTCCATCACCGCCAGGGATGGGAATGCAGACCTGCCCGGGTTCGAACTGTCACGGGAATGGGATGTGGAAGGCATCCCGGTGGTGATCGCTATTTCACAGTTCCGCAAAGAGCCGGGAAAGGAATAA